A part of Prolixibacteraceae bacterium genomic DNA contains:
- a CDS encoding glycoside hydrolase family 18 protein, whose translation MIRSLPCIFIGIFILLFLSCNRDVKTIAKVTAVDILRKDNSHLKKDYHAKVEGNRIVWSVDKALLERDVKISFRFEGDTMIPNPSTRFNLQKSIDITVVSDTNHIDKAVFQHYKFQYTSFPKIRKRREKRRKAVKIIPPQPLIIGYFPSWKEYTPTPNSALREVPAWVNHLFIAFAKPEMRYRKGSYSIGRTGLQFHYPSRMNGKLLKNTIKILHAKGIKVLLSIGGGTYCNRLNYHNIHWSEIKALVDDMGFDGIDWDIEPNGSFYSAGNSKNVKFYKDVIRKSRKVFPRRKYILACAPSGVGALGGRLHNDINSPFSYENRNHLTQESDFFLRKNTSKHEANNRISLYGFRSTGHMIPVFKSVGKLLDIVAYQGYNIGTANDRTILYNSYAYYGHRYGFKVAAGVHVPLEGWGPFYHYGRENVAHLASHMMRYRSKRPMDGVMVWHLLREESFRSNLKMSQIWRDLKWKITGGAATSGYEFLHIADLIFKGQTEREVVLNARYYHKDPFLSIKKLKQKKAVPHWDANRYYEKGEIVRFHGCKWEALNYTLGQYPQANKKSGWKLKK comes from the coding sequence TTGATTAGATCGCTACCATGCATATTCATTGGGATATTTATCTTATTATTTCTATCCTGTAATAGAGACGTTAAAACCATAGCAAAAGTTACAGCTGTTGATATATTAAGAAAAGACAATTCTCATCTAAAAAAAGATTATCATGCAAAGGTTGAAGGGAACCGGATCGTATGGAGCGTTGATAAAGCTCTCTTAGAGAGAGACGTGAAAATATCTTTTCGTTTTGAAGGGGATACAATGATTCCCAATCCATCCACACGATTTAATCTTCAAAAAAGCATTGATATAACTGTCGTTTCAGATACGAACCATATTGATAAAGCTGTTTTTCAACACTATAAATTTCAATACACCTCTTTCCCGAAGATACGAAAAAGGAGAGAGAAAAGAAGAAAAGCAGTAAAGATCATTCCACCTCAACCTCTTATCATTGGCTACTTCCCTTCGTGGAAGGAGTATACCCCTACCCCAAACTCGGCATTACGAGAAGTGCCTGCATGGGTAAATCATCTTTTTATTGCTTTTGCCAAACCAGAGATGAGGTATCGTAAAGGAAGCTACTCTATCGGACGAACAGGACTTCAATTTCATTACCCTTCGAGGATGAATGGAAAGCTATTGAAGAATACCATTAAGATTCTTCATGCCAAAGGGATCAAAGTGTTGTTGTCCATTGGAGGAGGAACCTACTGTAACCGACTCAACTATCACAATATCCACTGGAGCGAAATCAAAGCATTGGTCGATGATATGGGCTTTGATGGTATTGATTGGGATATCGAGCCGAACGGAAGCTTCTACAGTGCGGGGAACAGCAAGAATGTGAAGTTCTATAAAGATGTAATACGAAAAAGCAGAAAAGTTTTTCCACGAAGAAAATATATCTTAGCCTGCGCGCCATCGGGAGTTGGAGCATTAGGGGGACGCCTTCATAACGATATAAATAGTCCTTTTTCATATGAAAACAGAAACCATTTGACTCAAGAGTCCGATTTCTTTCTAAGAAAAAACACTTCAAAGCATGAAGCAAACAATCGTATCTCACTGTATGGATTTCGTTCGACTGGGCATATGATCCCAGTATTTAAGAGTGTAGGTAAACTACTTGATATTGTGGCATATCAAGGGTACAATATTGGTACAGCCAACGACCGTACGATCCTATATAACTCTTATGCCTATTATGGGCATAGGTATGGCTTTAAAGTAGCGGCAGGGGTACATGTTCCATTAGAAGGATGGGGTCCATTTTATCATTATGGCAGAGAAAATGTAGCACATTTGGCTTCCCATATGATGCGTTATAGATCTAAACGTCCCATGGATGGAGTGATGGTTTGGCACCTACTTCGTGAAGAGTCTTTTCGAAGTAACCTAAAGATGTCACAAATATGGAGAGACTTAAAATGGAAAATAACAGGTGGAGCAGCGACTAGCGGTTATGAGTTTCTACATATTGCAGATTTGATCTTTAAAGGGCAAACAGAGAGAGAGGTCGTCCTCAACGCAAGGTATTACCATAAAGATCCTTTTTTATCTATAAAGAAGTTAAAACAGAAAAAAGCTGTTCCCCACTGGGACGCCAATCGCTACTACGAAAAGGGTGAGATAGTAAGATTTCATGGCTGTAAATGGGAAGCTTTAAATTACACCTTAGGGCAATACCCTCAAGCAAATAAAAAAAGTGGTTGGAAATTGAAAAAATAA
- a CDS encoding PDZ domain-containing protein produces MIRRLLLLSMMVGAIIMQGQAKEARLMRFPDIHQNQVVFSYAGNLYTVDSSGGTARQLTSDIGYEMFAHFSPTGKQIAFTAQYDGNTEVYLMNADGGVPQRLTFTPTLKRDDIGDRMGPNNIVMGWTPNGKEVIFRSRWQTGGSFTGQLYRVNIQTKEIKQLPLEAGGFCSYNAAGDKLAMNKVFREFRTWKYYEGGMADDIWIYDTKKGEVDRIVKNNNQDIIPMWIGDKIFYLSDRDRATNLFAYDTQTKQDKKLTNFTDYDIRFPGFDKKNIVFTKGGYLMRYDVASGKTNKINVDIQNDQIYARSSWYNYGKEIQNVSLANQGQRLLVEARGELFSVPVKEGVTYNLTNNSKANDRSPAWSPDGHGYAYVSDKDGEFRVWYHDVKQDQERCLTPKIKSYLYGLEWSPDSKKIALSDKNNDLYYIDVDKGKIVKVAHSDIRIYRGCSWSPDSRWITYVEPNKPMDRIAVYSLDNKKTKYITDGWSDVGDPSFSLDGKSLLFSTRQNFSPTYSQTEWNHAYTNMNNICIFLLNKDAVSPFEIKNDPITTAKKDKDAKVGTDKKSDKKKDDKLVTIDFDNPSDRMVMLPTKAGSYWSIYSDGKFIYYNRYRSGEQWSVYAYNIAEKKETKIGKFSWGPTSDMKQFVLFNQGRIKVVKSLKAPVKMDKTVDLSQMQGTLNLHQEWMQIYNECWRQMRDFFYAKNMHGVDWQKIHDKYEQLVPYVNHRSDLTFVIGEMIGELNVGHAYSANGKHPEPKRIYGGYLGAKVEKAAQGYFQIKEIMKAPKWNQKLRSPLTTPGLDVHEGDYIIAVNQKSVSNLGSIYQGLVGQANKTVALTINNKPTSVGARTIYIKPLASEDELYYYNWVQNNIDKVNKATNGKVGYIHIPDMGVNGLNMFARLYYPQLQKKGLIVDDRFNGGGNVSPMITERLKRTPTFYTMHTNEKEGDVSPVGTHVGPKVLLCNGYSASDGDLFPYRFRKNKLGTIIGTRTWGGVVGYSGSIRCVDGGHIVTPSYAPFATDGSEFIIEGRGVTPDIIVENDPHKEFNGEDAQLNKAIEVVLKQVKNNPPKHPAIPKFPNKTK; encoded by the coding sequence ATGATACGTAGATTATTATTACTGTCAATGATGGTGGGAGCCATAATCATGCAAGGGCAAGCCAAAGAAGCCCGATTAATGCGTTTTCCTGATATCCATCAAAACCAAGTTGTATTTAGTTATGCTGGAAACTTATATACCGTTGACAGTAGTGGAGGAACAGCGCGACAACTGACTTCTGATATTGGGTATGAAATGTTTGCTCACTTCTCTCCTACAGGTAAACAGATTGCTTTTACAGCACAATATGATGGGAATACTGAAGTATACCTGATGAATGCGGACGGCGGTGTTCCTCAAAGGTTAACATTCACCCCAACATTAAAGAGAGATGATATCGGTGACCGTATGGGACCCAATAATATCGTGATGGGGTGGACTCCTAATGGTAAAGAGGTCATCTTCCGTTCTCGTTGGCAAACAGGTGGAAGTTTCACAGGGCAGCTCTATCGTGTAAATATTCAAACCAAAGAGATTAAACAACTTCCTCTAGAAGCTGGTGGCTTTTGTTCATATAATGCGGCAGGAGATAAGCTTGCAATGAACAAAGTGTTCCGCGAATTCCGTACATGGAAATACTATGAAGGGGGAATGGCTGATGATATCTGGATCTATGATACCAAAAAAGGGGAAGTAGATCGTATTGTGAAGAACAACAATCAAGATATTATTCCAATGTGGATTGGTGATAAGATCTTCTATCTGTCTGATAGAGATCGTGCGACCAACCTCTTCGCGTATGATACCCAAACCAAGCAGGACAAGAAACTTACGAACTTCACAGACTACGATATTCGTTTCCCTGGCTTTGATAAAAAGAATATCGTTTTTACCAAAGGGGGATACCTCATGCGCTATGATGTAGCTTCTGGTAAAACCAATAAAATTAATGTCGACATACAAAACGACCAGATATATGCACGTAGCAGTTGGTACAATTATGGAAAAGAGATCCAGAATGTAAGCCTTGCCAACCAAGGACAACGTCTTTTGGTCGAAGCCCGTGGCGAACTTTTCTCTGTGCCAGTAAAAGAAGGGGTAACATACAATCTAACCAACAATTCTAAAGCGAACGATCGTTCCCCTGCATGGTCACCTGATGGCCATGGTTATGCATACGTTTCAGATAAAGATGGGGAGTTTCGTGTATGGTATCATGATGTAAAACAAGACCAAGAGCGTTGTCTGACACCAAAGATCAAGAGCTATTTATACGGCTTGGAGTGGTCTCCAGATAGCAAGAAGATAGCGCTTAGTGACAAAAATAATGACCTTTATTATATCGATGTCGATAAAGGCAAGATCGTTAAAGTAGCACACTCTGATATACGTATTTACAGAGGCTGTTCATGGTCTCCTGACAGCCGTTGGATCACTTATGTAGAGCCTAATAAACCAATGGATCGTATCGCGGTATATAGTTTAGATAACAAAAAAACAAAGTATATCACGGATGGATGGAGTGATGTAGGAGATCCATCATTTAGCTTAGATGGCAAATCTCTACTGTTCTCTACACGTCAGAATTTCAGCCCTACTTATAGCCAAACAGAATGGAATCATGCATATACAAATATGAACAATATCTGTATCTTCCTCTTGAACAAAGATGCCGTTTCGCCATTCGAAATTAAAAACGATCCTATCACTACTGCAAAGAAAGACAAAGACGCAAAGGTAGGGACTGATAAAAAGTCGGATAAGAAAAAAGATGATAAGCTGGTAACGATCGATTTTGATAATCCAAGCGATCGTATGGTGATGCTTCCAACCAAAGCAGGAAGCTATTGGAGTATCTATTCTGATGGTAAATTTATCTATTATAATCGTTACAGAAGTGGTGAGCAGTGGAGTGTTTATGCTTACAATATCGCAGAGAAGAAAGAGACCAAGATAGGTAAGTTCTCTTGGGGACCAACCAGTGATATGAAACAGTTTGTGTTATTCAACCAAGGACGTATAAAAGTGGTTAAATCACTGAAGGCTCCAGTTAAAATGGATAAGACTGTCGATCTATCACAAATGCAAGGAACTCTAAATCTACACCAAGAGTGGATGCAGATATATAACGAATGTTGGAGACAGATGCGTGACTTCTTCTATGCCAAGAATATGCATGGGGTAGATTGGCAAAAGATACATGATAAATACGAACAGCTTGTACCATATGTAAATCACAGATCCGACCTGACTTTTGTTATCGGAGAGATGATCGGAGAGCTTAACGTTGGTCATGCTTACTCTGCCAATGGAAAACATCCTGAGCCGAAGCGTATTTATGGAGGATATTTGGGCGCAAAAGTTGAAAAAGCTGCACAAGGTTACTTCCAGATCAAAGAGATCATGAAAGCACCTAAATGGAACCAAAAACTACGTTCTCCATTGACAACACCAGGTTTAGATGTACACGAAGGAGATTATATTATTGCCGTAAACCAAAAGAGTGTATCTAATTTAGGTTCTATCTATCAAGGGTTGGTAGGACAAGCCAACAAAACAGTTGCTTTGACTATCAATAATAAGCCAACGTCTGTAGGTGCTCGAACTATTTATATCAAGCCTTTGGCTAGTGAAGATGAACTGTACTACTACAATTGGGTACAAAACAATATCGACAAAGTGAATAAGGCGACCAATGGTAAAGTGGGGTATATTCATATTCCAGATATGGGGGTCAATGGACTAAATATGTTTGCGCGACTTTACTATCCACAGTTGCAGAAGAAAGGATTGATTGTGGACGATCGCTTTAATGGAGGAGGTAATGTCTCTCCAATGATCACAGAAAGGTTGAAGCGTACTCCGACTTTCTATACCATGCATACCAATGAAAAAGAGGGGGATGTAAGTCCTGTAGGAACTCATGTAGGTCCTAAAGTTCTACTTTGTAACGGTTACTCTGCATCCGATGGAGATCTATTCCCATATCGTTTTAGAAAAAATAAGTTAGGAACGATTATTGGTACACGCACATGGGGTGGAGTAGTAGGATACTCTGGTTCTATTCGTTGTGTTGATGGTGGCCATATCGTTACCCCTTCATATGCTCCTTTTGCTACTGATGGTTCAGAATTTATCATTGAAGGTCGTGGTGTTACTCCTGACATTATTGTAGAGAACGATCCACACAAAGAGTTTAATGGAGAGGATGCACAGCTTAATAAAGCAATTGAGGTGGTATTGAAGCAGGTCAAAAACAATCCACCAAAACATCCTGCTATCCCTAAATTTCCTAATAAAACCAAATAG
- a CDS encoding GTP-binding protein, whose protein sequence is MKDTTTMPVTIITGFLGAGKTTLLNEILHRNRDKNFLIIENEAGNINIDRELVKNSTKNTLFELTGGCICCSLSTELGTVLNSIILSSVIYDHVLIEATGMADAGQVINMFSGARIQRFFHLDSVIGLVDATTFMKRLPNFEEVRGQISKSNIILINKCDLIQQGELELVEHQLQTINPLARIEKVTHGKFMDTEILNSRCFDPVNLEKEIVDFTKLTFTQIPANNIHQIQTLSYTLNGEFDVEKISLWFDQFLKMNGDNVLRIKAILSIHDMNHKLILQSVGNDFHTSLGETWDNSDKRESKIVIIGSNMDETPIRNELLTLLV, encoded by the coding sequence ATGAAAGATACCACCACCATGCCTGTGACGATCATTACCGGTTTCTTAGGCGCAGGAAAAACAACATTACTAAACGAAATTCTTCATCGAAATAGAGATAAAAACTTCTTGATCATCGAGAATGAGGCGGGTAATATCAATATTGATAGAGAACTTGTTAAAAACAGCACGAAGAATACACTCTTTGAATTGACTGGAGGTTGTATATGTTGTTCTTTAAGTACAGAACTAGGCACGGTGCTGAACAGTATCATTCTTTCGAGTGTTATATACGATCATGTGCTTATTGAGGCTACAGGTATGGCAGATGCTGGACAGGTGATAAACATGTTCTCAGGAGCTCGTATTCAACGTTTTTTTCATTTAGATAGCGTGATCGGTCTGGTCGATGCTACCACCTTTATGAAACGACTACCCAATTTCGAAGAGGTGCGTGGGCAGATATCCAAATCCAATATTATCCTGATTAATAAATGTGACCTAATCCAACAGGGCGAATTAGAACTTGTTGAGCATCAACTTCAAACTATAAACCCACTGGCTAGAATAGAGAAAGTCACTCATGGTAAATTCATGGACACTGAGATACTGAACAGTAGATGTTTTGATCCAGTGAATCTGGAGAAAGAGATCGTTGATTTTACCAAGCTCACTTTCACTCAAATACCTGCCAATAATATCCATCAAATACAGACTTTAAGCTACACCCTCAATGGAGAGTTTGATGTAGAAAAGATCTCTCTATGGTTCGACCAATTCCTTAAAATGAATGGAGATAACGTCCTTCGTATAAAAGCCATCCTAAGTATTCATGATATGAACCATAAGCTTATTCTTCAATCTGTTGGTAATGATTTTCACACCTCTCTTGGCGAAACATGGGATAACTCAGATAAAAGAGAGAGTAAGATTGTAATTATTGGTTCTAACATGGATGAGACACCAATACGAAATGAGCTATTAACACTACTTGTTTAA
- a CDS encoding TonB-dependent receptor, whose product MKVTKTGYFYNRFVASVHPIVKRVTYASFAFAIGINSSNAEPISKTSPLELQNQVQTSQQKQRVIKGTVTDHTGETLPGVSVAVVGGTSGTVTDVDGNFSLKVTGSMNQLKFSFVGMKSQVVDIKNLSKIDVTLKRASIGLDEVVAIGFGTQKKSNLTGSVASVGAEAIDDRPVSNATEALQGKVAGLSITTTNAGGTPGSSRNIRIRGYTSLTKDSGNPYILVDGIEMSLDDVNPDDIEDITVLKDAASSAIYGSRAAYGVILVTTKKGKKGIRVSYSNNFSFSKATNIPDVVESPTFARYFNLASENDGSGVVFSDEMLGRIDQYYKDPTSIESVMLHTRNPNQWGRYHTANANTDWYKEQFKAWAPRQTHNITLNGASEKTSYYLSTGYYDQSGLLAHGHDNYKRYTLNAKIDSKVNKWLKIKSNVNFNNNERDFPNYNLPLLFHEVARAWPTNPVKDPNGYYLDPSKIEYQQNGGRNLSTYRRLALSLGVDLEPVKDWVTTVRYNARMYSSVSNSESLKIYEHGVDNTLVPIRNNSSYYKSSNSSTLGTPQIFSTYELKLDNGHNFKIMAGAQTELYTYDNLWANKTDLVTDKVPSISTAVGEVTADDGKGHWSTQSVFSRFNYNYKEKYLIEVNWRADGSSRFKEDKRWGQFPSVSMGWDVAKEEFLKPLNLNQLKLRASYGSLGNQNVPNYQYIETINVKTNLPWIINGERPVYTNAPSLISPSLTWETVAMKTLGLDFALLNNRLSGSIEGYERTTSDMLGPADTYPATLGTSAPWENNAALRTRGWELAFTWKDQIADFKYSITGTLANYWGEVTKYNNKNKLLTKKENGRNVKTYYVGQELGEIWGYESDGLFQSQEEIDNAADQTPISGNVWQPGDVRYKDLNGDGKIDWGDNTADNAGDKRVIGNSTPKYQYGITLTAKWKGFDMSMFWQGVAKRDVWIGGPGFFGASGGKWQSAAFVEHMDYWTPENTDAYYPRPYFSKGGKNQQTSTRYLQDASYLRLKSLQVGYTIPKHLLEKISIKKVRFYVSGENLLTFTSLSDVFDPEAISGGWGAAKIYPLQMVLSAGVNINF is encoded by the coding sequence ATGAAAGTAACTAAAACTGGTTATTTTTATAATAGGTTTGTAGCGTCTGTACATCCTATTGTAAAAAGAGTAACCTACGCTTCTTTTGCGTTTGCTATTGGGATTAATTCATCCAATGCGGAACCAATTTCAAAAACGTCTCCTCTCGAATTACAAAACCAAGTCCAAACTTCCCAACAAAAACAGAGAGTGATCAAGGGAACCGTAACTGATCATACTGGGGAAACATTACCTGGCGTGTCTGTTGCCGTGGTTGGTGGTACATCTGGTACCGTAACCGATGTTGATGGTAATTTCTCATTAAAAGTAACCGGCTCGATGAACCAACTGAAGTTCTCTTTTGTCGGAATGAAATCACAAGTAGTCGATATTAAAAATCTATCTAAAATAGATGTAACATTAAAAAGAGCTTCTATAGGACTAGATGAAGTGGTGGCTATCGGTTTTGGTACCCAAAAGAAATCTAACCTTACAGGATCAGTTGCTTCTGTAGGAGCTGAAGCTATTGATGATCGTCCTGTATCTAATGCCACCGAAGCTCTGCAAGGTAAAGTTGCTGGACTGAGCATTACAACAACCAATGCTGGAGGCACTCCTGGTTCAAGTCGGAATATCCGAATACGAGGTTATACTTCTTTAACTAAAGATAGTGGTAATCCATATATTCTAGTGGATGGTATAGAGATGTCTCTTGACGATGTGAATCCAGATGATATTGAAGATATTACTGTTTTGAAAGATGCTGCTTCTTCTGCTATCTATGGGTCTAGAGCAGCATATGGGGTGATACTTGTTACAACCAAAAAAGGAAAAAAAGGAATTAGAGTATCATATTCAAACAACTTCTCTTTTTCAAAAGCAACCAATATTCCTGACGTGGTAGAATCTCCCACTTTTGCACGCTATTTCAATTTAGCATCTGAAAATGATGGTAGCGGTGTGGTCTTTTCAGACGAAATGTTAGGAAGAATCGATCAATACTATAAAGATCCGACGAGTATCGAAAGCGTGATGTTACATACACGTAATCCAAACCAGTGGGGGCGATACCATACAGCCAATGCAAATACTGATTGGTATAAAGAGCAGTTTAAAGCGTGGGCTCCTCGCCAAACACACAATATCACTTTAAATGGTGCATCCGAAAAAACAAGCTACTATCTCTCTACAGGTTATTACGATCAATCAGGCCTGTTAGCACATGGGCATGACAATTATAAACGCTATACATTAAATGCTAAAATAGATAGCAAAGTAAACAAGTGGTTAAAGATCAAGTCAAATGTGAACTTTAACAACAACGAAAGAGATTTTCCAAACTATAATCTTCCACTACTTTTCCACGAAGTAGCACGGGCTTGGCCTACCAATCCTGTGAAAGATCCAAATGGCTACTATCTTGATCCTTCTAAAATTGAGTACCAACAGAATGGAGGTAGAAATTTGTCAACTTATAGACGTTTAGCATTAAGTTTAGGCGTAGATCTTGAGCCTGTAAAAGACTGGGTGACTACCGTAAGATACAATGCTCGTATGTATAGCAGTGTATCCAATAGTGAATCATTGAAAATCTATGAGCATGGCGTAGATAATACATTAGTTCCAATTCGTAATAATAGTTCTTATTATAAATCTTCGAATAGCAGTACTTTAGGAACACCTCAGATATTCTCTACTTATGAACTGAAATTAGATAATGGTCATAATTTCAAGATAATGGCGGGTGCACAGACAGAACTATACACCTATGATAATTTATGGGCGAATAAGACGGATTTAGTAACCGACAAAGTTCCATCTATCAGTACAGCTGTTGGTGAAGTAACTGCTGATGATGGAAAGGGACATTGGTCTACACAGAGTGTCTTCTCTCGTTTTAACTATAATTACAAAGAGAAATATCTCATTGAAGTCAACTGGCGTGCCGATGGATCTTCTCGTTTTAAAGAGGACAAAAGGTGGGGCCAATTCCCTTCAGTTTCTATGGGATGGGATGTTGCAAAAGAAGAATTTCTTAAACCATTAAATTTAAACCAGTTAAAACTTCGTGCTTCCTACGGCTCTTTAGGAAATCAGAATGTACCGAACTATCAGTATATTGAAACGATTAATGTAAAAACCAACTTGCCTTGGATTATTAATGGTGAGCGTCCTGTTTATACCAATGCACCTAGCTTAATCAGTCCAAGTCTAACTTGGGAGACGGTTGCCATGAAAACGTTAGGCCTTGATTTTGCACTTCTAAACAACCGTCTTTCAGGATCTATTGAAGGATACGAAAGAACGACATCTGACATGTTAGGGCCTGCCGATACATATCCTGCAACATTAGGTACTAGTGCTCCTTGGGAAAACAATGCAGCGCTTCGTACTCGTGGTTGGGAACTTGCTTTCACATGGAAAGATCAAATTGCTGATTTCAAATATAGTATCACTGGAACACTAGCGAACTATTGGGGAGAAGTAACCAAGTATAACAATAAAAATAAACTGTTGACTAAAAAAGAAAATGGTAGGAATGTTAAAACGTACTATGTAGGACAAGAGTTAGGTGAGATTTGGGGATATGAATCAGATGGTCTATTTCAATCTCAAGAAGAGATTGACAATGCCGCGGATCAAACACCAATATCAGGTAATGTTTGGCAACCAGGAGATGTTCGCTACAAAGATCTAAACGGAGATGGAAAGATCGATTGGGGGGACAATACTGCAGATAATGCTGGCGATAAAAGAGTCATCGGAAATTCTACCCCTAAATATCAATATGGTATTACTTTAACTGCCAAGTGGAAAGGTTTTGATATGTCTATGTTTTGGCAAGGTGTGGCCAAGAGAGATGTATGGATTGGTGGTCCTGGATTCTTCGGAGCATCAGGTGGTAAGTGGCAATCAGCTGCTTTTGTAGAGCATATGGACTATTGGACTCCCGAAAATACAGATGCTTACTATCCTCGTCCATACTTTTCAAAAGGTGGTAAGAACCAACAAACTTCAACAAGGTATTTACAAGATGCTTCTTATCTACGACTGAAGAGTCTTCAGGTAGGTTACACCATTCCAAAGCATCTGCTAGAGAAGATCTCCATTAAAAAAGTACGTTTCTATGTTTCTGGTGAAAACCTATTGACATTTACATCCCTTAGCGATGTCTTCGATCCTGAAGCAATAAGTGGAGGTTGGGGTGCTGCTAAAATTTACCCATTGCAGATGGTGTTATCTGCTGGAGTAAATATCAACTTCTAA
- a CDS encoding RagB/SusD family nutrient uptake outer membrane protein — translation MKRSSFKLYILFIGVILASCSKDFLDRKPLDKISSADYWTNTNDLKLYVNQFYTKFPSHGTGYGGGMFWRDNNSDNLVPRSFNARMNGSWNKPTSGGGWGWTDIRNVNYFLDNYDNVPGDSKDKKSYVGEARFFRAYFYFSLVKQFGDVPWYDHVLQPGAEELYKARDSRNFVIDKILEDLDYAIENLKGSGAQTSMRVTKEVALLFKSRVALFEGTWEKYHEGTDFGVKDANPTKYLDLAATAAKALIDLGTCQIYSDGNTETSYYTLFNKTDYKGVTEVMLWRQYDQDLTLRHNLQRYLQPGAGTALSKDFCDSYLDKEGRPLAVSTFENSYVSLSGMSKDRDPRMRQTLYIPGRVKINNKPNGAADELYERPPIDVAGEDGNMTGLVSCKGMDPDYLQSYSSFQSTTGAIVFRYAEALLNYAEAKAELGTITQADLDISINKLRDRVGMVHLELGAIVADPNWKFPTLSPIINEVRRERRIEFVTTGFRFDDLMRWKAANLFVGKRPRGMMYVGGEFEGKYLDDKGTDLITLGKNINVDENGFIDPYKKALPAGYGFKEDRDYLKPIPTNELTINKNLQQNPGWDK, via the coding sequence ATGAAAAGATCATCTTTTAAACTATATATACTATTCATCGGAGTAATACTTGCCTCTTGTAGCAAGGATTTTCTAGATAGAAAACCTTTGGATAAAATATCATCTGCAGATTATTGGACCAATACCAATGATTTAAAGCTCTATGTAAACCAGTTTTATACTAAATTTCCATCTCATGGTACTGGCTACGGTGGCGGTATGTTCTGGCGTGATAACAATAGTGATAACCTTGTCCCTCGATCATTCAATGCTCGAATGAATGGCTCATGGAACAAACCTACCTCTGGTGGCGGATGGGGATGGACCGACATCCGTAATGTGAACTACTTTTTAGATAACTATGATAATGTACCAGGCGACAGTAAAGACAAAAAGAGCTATGTGGGCGAAGCCCGATTCTTTCGTGCCTATTTCTACTTCTCTTTGGTAAAACAATTTGGTGATGTACCATGGTACGACCATGTTCTTCAGCCAGGTGCTGAGGAGCTATATAAAGCCAGAGATTCTCGTAACTTTGTAATTGATAAAATCCTCGAAGATTTAGATTATGCTATCGAGAACTTAAAAGGTAGTGGAGCACAAACGTCAATGAGGGTAACAAAAGAGGTGGCACTACTGTTCAAGTCGCGTGTAGCACTTTTCGAAGGTACATGGGAGAAGTATCACGAAGGAACCGATTTTGGGGTTAAGGATGCCAACCCAACTAAATACCTTGATTTAGCTGCTACTGCTGCAAAAGCACTTATTGACCTAGGAACTTGTCAGATCTATTCTGATGGAAACACCGAGACAAGCTACTATACACTGTTCAATAAAACTGATTATAAAGGAGTAACTGAAGTGATGTTATGGAGACAATATGATCAAGATTTAACCCTTCGTCATAACCTACAACGCTATCTTCAGCCAGGTGCTGGAACTGCATTGAGTAAAGATTTCTGTGATAGTTATTTGGACAAAGAAGGTCGTCCTTTGGCAGTAAGTACTTTCGAAAATAGCTATGTATCTCTATCTGGAATGTCAAAAGATCGTGACCCAAGAATGAGGCAAACACTTTATATTCCAGGAAGAGTGAAAATCAACAATAAACCTAATGGAGCAGCTGACGAGCTATACGAAAGACCTCCAATTGATGTTGCAGGGGAAGATGGAAACATGACAGGACTCGTATCTTGTAAAGGAATGGACCCAGACTATCTACAAAGCTACTCCTCATTTCAAAGTACCACAGGAGCCATTGTATTCCGATATGCGGAAGCACTACTAAACTATGCCGAGGCGAAAGCTGAACTAGGTACCATCACCCAAGCTGATTTGGATATATCGATCAATAAACTAAGAGATCGAGTTGGAATGGTTCATCTAGAACTAGGCGCCATTGTTGCAGACCCTAACTGGAAATTCCCAACCCTGTCTCCAATCATCAACGAAGTGAGACGAGAGCGTCGAATCGAATTTGTAACAACAGGATTCCGTTTTGATGATCTAATGAGGTGGAAGGCAGCCAACCTATTTGTTGGTAAACGTCCTAGAGGAATGATGTACGTAGGTGGTGAATTCGAAGGGAAATACCTAGATGACAAAGGGACTGATTTGATTACATTAGGAAAGAATATCAATGTTGATGAGAACGGTTTCATCGATCCTTATAAGAAAGCCCTACCAGCAGGTTATGGATTTAAAGAAGATAGAGACTATCTAAAACCAATACCTACCAATGAATTGACGATCAATAAAAACCTACAACAAAACCCTGGTTGGGATAAGTAA